In the genome of Haemophilus pittmaniae, one region contains:
- a CDS encoding multidrug effflux MFS transporter, with protein MKGKKANSKLFLVLLLGVLSAFGPFVVDLYLPSLPQLADYFNTHASMTQLTLTTAMIGLGVGQLFIGPLSDKYGRKKPLIISLLIYVVSTVLIVFSPNIESMIVLRTLQGLSSAGSLVISRAVATDLYRGREMTRFFGLLMTINGLAPIISPILGSILIEYINWKGVFVFLALLGIVVLLFCFRLRESLLPENRQPGSIFASFATFGSLLKNRLFMSFVGIQTLLLGAMFAYIAASPFIFQTFYGLNAVAFGLCFGLNGAALVIGSTRGAKLTNRRAMVLGMVGFSVAAIYTIAMLVIQPHWIFVEIGLFIMLMMMGFTFPAISSLAMESERQNAGSASAMLGFAPFFFGGIVSPLVGIGNIFYATALVIFFCGVLGLGLYMRIRRAIEG; from the coding sequence ATGAAGGGCAAAAAAGCAAATTCCAAATTATTTCTTGTGTTATTACTCGGTGTATTGTCGGCTTTCGGGCCTTTTGTAGTGGATTTGTATTTGCCCTCATTACCGCAATTAGCAGATTACTTCAATACTCACGCCTCCATGACCCAACTGACGCTGACCACGGCGATGATTGGACTTGGAGTTGGGCAATTGTTTATCGGCCCATTAAGCGATAAATACGGGCGAAAAAAGCCGCTGATTATTTCATTGCTGATTTATGTGGTGAGTACCGTATTAATCGTATTTTCTCCGAATATCGAAAGCATGATTGTGTTACGCACACTGCAAGGTCTTTCTTCTGCCGGTAGCTTAGTCATTTCCCGTGCGGTAGCCACCGATTTATATCGCGGCCGTGAAATGACCCGTTTTTTCGGTCTACTGATGACGATCAATGGCTTAGCGCCAATTATCTCGCCAATTTTGGGGAGCATATTGATTGAATACATTAATTGGAAAGGCGTATTTGTCTTCTTAGCACTTTTGGGTATCGTGGTGTTGCTATTTTGTTTCCGTCTGCGTGAAAGCCTTCTTCCGGAAAATCGCCAACCGGGCTCGATCTTCGCGAGTTTTGCGACCTTTGGTAGCCTGTTAAAAAACCGTTTGTTTATGAGCTTTGTGGGTATTCAAACCCTGTTATTAGGTGCTATGTTCGCCTATATCGCAGCATCGCCGTTTATTTTTCAAACCTTTTATGGCCTCAATGCGGTGGCATTCGGGTTATGTTTTGGGTTAAATGGTGCGGCTTTAGTAATTGGTTCGACAAGAGGCGCTAAATTGACTAATCGCCGCGCGATGGTGCTTGGTATGGTTGGCTTTAGCGTAGCGGCAATTTATACGATTGCCATGTTGGTCATACAACCGCATTGGATTTTCGTGGAAATTGGTCTTTTCATTATGTTAATGATGATGGGCTTTACTTTCCCGGCCATTTCTTCTTTGGCTATGGAAAGTGAGCGACAAAATGCCGGTAGTGCTTCTGCGATGCTCGGCTTTGCACCGTTTTTCTTCGGCGGGATTGTTTCGCCATTGGTGGGTATCGGTAATATTTTCTATGCCACAGCGCTAGTGATTTTCTTCTGTGGCGTGCTGGGATTAGGCCTGTATATGCGAATTCGTCGCGCGATTGAAGGTTAA
- a CDS encoding MATE family efflux transporter: MQVSLFSRDGADLRKLIKIATPILLAQIAQNSMGLVDTIMAGRVSATDMAAIAVGASIWLPLVLFGHGILLALPPTVAYLNGSGQRHKIAHQVRQGLWLAMLCCIPIGLLIYFSDGVLGYMQMDAKMASITTDYLHAMLWGLPGYLLLINFRCLNDGIAKTKPAMVITFCGLLVNIPLNYVLIYGKLGLPAFGAVGCGIATAIVNWLMALMMLLYSYKNHSERSLKVFSPLFEAPDRATISKLFKLGFPIGVALSSEVALFALSSLLLSPLGAEVVASHQIALNVSSIMFMFPMSIGMACTILVSQALGAKEIQHAKEISYGGLFIGLLIAAVMAAILILWGDFIASIFVKEPQVIALASGLLIITALYQFSDSTQVVVCGILRGYKDTKTILWITLFSYWGLGMPIGYCLSRTDWLMPSIGAKGFWVAFIIALSVAAGLLFWRMWKLQSQSDEAAIARLEKLK; the protein is encoded by the coding sequence ATGCAAGTTAGTCTTTTCTCCCGCGATGGCGCGGATCTTCGTAAGCTAATAAAAATCGCTACACCGATTTTATTGGCTCAAATCGCACAAAACTCAATGGGCTTGGTGGATACCATCATGGCCGGTCGGGTGAGTGCTACCGATATGGCCGCAATTGCGGTCGGCGCATCAATCTGGTTACCATTAGTGCTTTTCGGCCACGGTATTTTATTGGCGCTTCCCCCAACCGTAGCCTATTTAAACGGCTCCGGCCAGCGTCACAAGATCGCCCACCAAGTCCGTCAAGGTCTGTGGCTTGCCATGCTTTGCTGCATTCCTATCGGTCTGTTGATCTATTTTAGTGACGGCGTTTTAGGTTATATGCAGATGGATGCCAAAATGGCGAGCATTACCACCGATTATCTGCATGCCATGTTATGGGGCTTGCCGGGGTACCTGCTGCTGATTAACTTTCGTTGCTTAAATGACGGCATTGCCAAAACTAAACCGGCCATGGTAATTACTTTCTGTGGTTTATTGGTCAATATTCCGCTTAACTATGTACTGATCTACGGCAAACTTGGACTACCTGCTTTTGGCGCGGTCGGTTGTGGTATCGCAACAGCAATTGTGAACTGGTTGATGGCATTGATGATGCTACTTTATTCCTATAAAAATCACAGCGAACGTTCCTTAAAAGTATTCTCCCCGCTCTTTGAAGCGCCCGATCGTGCTACGATTAGCAAATTATTCAAACTGGGCTTCCCTATTGGCGTGGCATTAAGTAGCGAAGTGGCCTTATTTGCCCTCAGTTCCCTATTGCTTTCACCGTTAGGTGCTGAGGTAGTTGCCAGCCACCAAATCGCATTAAACGTGTCCTCGATTATGTTTATGTTCCCGATGTCTATTGGTATGGCCTGTACCATTTTGGTGAGCCAAGCATTAGGCGCCAAAGAAATACAACATGCCAAAGAAATCAGCTACGGCGGATTATTTATAGGGCTATTGATTGCAGCCGTTATGGCGGCAATTTTAATATTGTGGGGCGATTTCATCGCGAGTATTTTCGTCAAAGAACCGCAAGTTATTGCGTTAGCATCCGGGCTCTTAATCATTACTGCGCTTTACCAGTTTTCCGATTCAACCCAAGTGGTAGTTTGCGGCATCTTGCGTGGCTATAAAGATACCAAAACCATTTTATGGATCACCCTCTTCTCCTACTGGGGGCTTGGTATGCCTATCGGTTACTGCTTGTCCCGTACCGATTGGCTAATGCCATCAATCGGTGCAAAAGGTTTCTGGGTGGCCTTTATTATCGCACTGAGCGTAGCCGCAGGATTGCTATTCTGGCGGATGTGGAAATTACAAAGCCAATCCGATGAAGCTGCCATTGCCCGTTTAGAAAAACTGAAATAA